A single window of Pseudoduganella plicata DNA harbors:
- a CDS encoding ArsR/SmtB family transcription factor: MKRENKTSDGDRMLTVLAALANPHRLRILAALTTGGRNYVSQLAREIGISRPLLHLHLQKLEDAGLVVSRMELSADGKALNYFDVTQFEFALTPAAIAAAARSLTTNPDQ, translated from the coding sequence ATGAAACGCGAAAATAAAACCAGCGACGGCGACCGCATGCTGACCGTGCTGGCGGCCCTGGCCAACCCGCACCGGCTGCGCATCCTGGCCGCGCTGACGACGGGCGGGCGCAACTACGTCAGCCAGCTGGCGCGCGAGATCGGCATCAGTCGGCCCCTGCTGCACCTGCACCTGCAGAAGCTTGAGGATGCGGGACTGGTTGTCAGCCGGATGGAATTGTCCGCGGACGGCAAGGCACTGAATTACTTCGATGTTACCCAGTTCGAGTTCGCACTGACTCCGGCGGCCATCGCCGCGGCGGCGCGCTCGTTGACCACCAACCCAGATCAGTAG
- the mraZ gene encoding division/cell wall cluster transcriptional repressor MraZ — MFQGASAITLDAKGRMSIPAKHRDALSIQCEGRLTLTKHPDGCLLMYPRPVWEAKRDQIAAWPMSARGWQRILLGNASDVEMDSAGRILVAPELRDAVGLGRDVVLSGMLTHFEIWDPVKRAENEQATIDVGMPDTLSDFSF; from the coding sequence GTGTTCCAGGGCGCGTCCGCAATCACTCTCGATGCGAAAGGCAGGATGTCTATCCCCGCCAAGCACCGTGACGCACTGAGCATTCAGTGCGAAGGACGCCTCACGCTGACCAAGCACCCGGACGGCTGCCTGCTGATGTATCCGCGTCCCGTCTGGGAAGCTAAGCGCGACCAGATCGCCGCGTGGCCGATGTCGGCCCGCGGCTGGCAGCGCATTCTGCTGGGCAACGCCAGCGATGTCGAGATGGACTCGGCCGGCCGCATCCTGGTCGCGCCGGAGCTGCGCGACGCCGTCGGCCTGGGCCGCGACGTCGTCCTGTCCGGCATGCTGACCCATTTCGAAATCTGGGACCCGGTCAAGCGTGCCGAGAACGAGCAGGCCACGATCGACGTCGGCATGCCCGACACCCTGTCCGATTTCTCCTTCTAA
- the rsmH gene encoding 16S rRNA (cytosine(1402)-N(4))-methyltransferase RsmH, giving the protein MTNTAVPDFQHRTVLLDEAVDALAIAGARADGIYVDGTFGRGGHSRLLLSRLGPNGRLIAFDKDPQAIATAETIADPRFTIVHDSFATMAAALAERGITQVDGVLLDLGISSPQVDDAARGFSFRNDGPLDMRMDTTRGMSAAQWLATESEQTLEKVIREYGEERFAFQIAKAIVARRAIEPISTTRQLAGIVAGAVKTREKGKDPATRTFQAIRIFVNKELEDLEAGLKQAYDTLAIGGIMAVISFHSLEDRMVKRFFAERVNVAQPDRRLPIRAVDLPQPELKLLAKMKPSDAEVDANPRARSAVMRVAQRLATNHAGSAR; this is encoded by the coding sequence ATGACGAACACAGCGGTGCCAGATTTTCAGCATCGTACGGTGCTGTTGGATGAAGCGGTTGACGCGCTTGCCATCGCCGGCGCGCGCGCGGACGGCATTTATGTCGACGGCACCTTCGGTCGCGGCGGCCACAGTCGCCTGTTGCTGTCGCGCCTCGGCCCGAATGGCCGCCTGATCGCCTTCGACAAGGATCCGCAGGCGATCGCCACGGCGGAAACGATCGCCGACCCACGTTTCACCATTGTCCACGACAGCTTCGCCACGATGGCGGCGGCGCTGGCCGAGCGCGGAATCACGCAAGTGGACGGCGTGCTGCTGGACCTGGGCATTTCGTCGCCCCAGGTCGATGACGCGGCACGCGGATTTTCCTTCCGCAACGACGGCCCGCTCGACATGCGCATGGACACCACGCGCGGCATGTCGGCGGCACAGTGGCTTGCCACGGAATCCGAACAGACACTGGAAAAGGTGATCAGGGAATATGGGGAAGAACGGTTTGCTTTTCAGATTGCAAAGGCGATTGTTGCTCGCCGGGCAATCGAGCCAATTTCAACCACACGACAGCTTGCCGGCATCGTGGCAGGCGCGGTCAAAACCCGGGAGAAGGGCAAGGATCCGGCCACACGGACCTTTCAGGCTATCCGGATTTTCGTCAATAAAGAGCTTGAGGACCTCGAAGCAGGCCTGAAGCAGGCATACGACACCCTGGCGATCGGCGGCATCATGGCCGTCATCAGCTTCCACTCGCTGGAAGACCGCATGGTCAAGCGCTTCTTCGCCGAACGGGTCAACGTGGCGCAGCCGGACCGGCGCCTGCCGATCCGTGCGGTGGACCTGCCGCAGCCGGAACTGAAGCTGCTGGCGAAGATGAAGCCGTCCGACGCCGAAGTGGATGCCAACCCTCGCGCCCGCTCCGCCGTCATGCGCGTCGCGCAGCGGCTGGCGACCAATCACGCCGGGAGCGCACGATGA
- the ftsL gene encoding cell division protein FtsL has protein sequence MSGKINAVLAALLVICALSLVKAQYEARHLFIELERTQSQARQLDIEWAQLQLDQSTLGKHARIEEIARRDLEMTPLTPARTQYLTEGGE, from the coding sequence ATGAGCGGCAAGATCAATGCCGTGCTGGCCGCGCTGCTGGTCATCTGCGCACTGTCGCTGGTGAAGGCGCAGTATGAAGCGCGCCACCTCTTTATCGAACTGGAACGCACGCAGTCGCAGGCGCGCCAGCTCGATATCGAATGGGCGCAGTTGCAGCTCGATCAGTCGACGCTGGGCAAGCACGCCCGTATCGAGGAAATCGCCCGGCGCGACCTGGAAATGACGCCGCTGACGCCGGCGCGCACGCAATACCTGACGGAGGGCGGCGAATGA
- a CDS encoding peptidoglycan D,D-transpeptidase FtsI family protein yields MTRSNRATTSRATAAAGSRVAASKGVSFSKSPVLAVRLPTWRSRVVLFVLFAAFAALAGRALWLQGLSTQFLQKQGEIRYARTIELPATRGKITDRNGQVLASSIPVKAIWAIPDDVLQAPPEKLRELARLLDMSEADLRKKLDSDRNFVYLKRQVEQDVADRIAKLKIDGIDTRKEYKRFYPQGEVMTHVVGFTNVEDVGQESMELAQQKTLVGTPGSRRVIKDRLGRIVEDIGAKHEPHDGKDLVLSVDSKIQYIAFTQLKGAVEKFKAKAGAAVVLDVHTGEVLALANYPSYDPNDRRALTGAQLRNRVMTDSFEPGSTLKPITVALALDKGKVSPHTTIDTGNGRLQILDRTISDTKAHGVINVQQIVEMSSNIGTSKIALSMPAQDMWEMFTKVGFGQQPKWGFPGAVAGRVRPYKSWRPVEQATMSYGNGIAVSLIQLARSYLMFARNGDTIPLTFQKSQEQPMGQQIIKPQTAREMREMLEMVVSGKDGTAKQAQIPGYRVGGKTGTAYKVENGRYAMPRKYIGTFVGIVPMSAPRFVIAVMIDEPTQGGHYGGQVAAPTFAKVAENALRASNVPPDSTVTEIVVPTDTGPEAM; encoded by the coding sequence ATGACGCGCTCCAACCGGGCAACGACATCACGCGCGACCGCGGCTGCGGGTTCGCGCGTTGCCGCTTCCAAGGGCGTGTCGTTCTCGAAGAGCCCCGTGCTGGCCGTGCGCCTGCCCACGTGGCGCTCGCGCGTGGTGCTGTTCGTGCTGTTCGCCGCCTTTGCCGCGCTGGCCGGCCGCGCCTTGTGGCTGCAAGGCCTGTCGACGCAATTCCTGCAGAAGCAGGGCGAGATCCGTTACGCGCGCACCATCGAACTGCCCGCCACGCGCGGCAAGATCACCGACCGCAACGGCCAGGTGCTGGCATCGTCGATTCCCGTCAAGGCCATCTGGGCGATTCCAGACGACGTGCTGCAGGCGCCGCCGGAAAAGCTGCGCGAACTGGCGCGCCTGCTGGACATGAGCGAAGCGGACCTGCGCAAGAAGCTCGACTCGGACCGCAATTTCGTCTACCTGAAACGCCAGGTGGAACAGGACGTGGCCGACCGGATCGCGAAACTGAAGATCGACGGCATCGACACCCGCAAGGAATACAAGCGCTTCTACCCGCAGGGCGAAGTGATGACGCACGTCGTCGGCTTCACCAACGTGGAAGACGTGGGCCAGGAATCGATGGAGCTGGCGCAGCAGAAGACGCTGGTCGGCACGCCCGGCTCGCGCCGCGTCATCAAGGACCGCCTCGGCCGCATCGTCGAGGACATCGGCGCCAAGCACGAACCGCACGACGGCAAGGACCTGGTGCTGTCGGTCGATTCGAAGATCCAGTACATCGCGTTCACGCAGCTGAAGGGCGCGGTGGAAAAGTTCAAGGCCAAGGCCGGCGCCGCCGTCGTGCTGGACGTGCACACGGGCGAAGTGCTGGCGCTGGCGAACTACCCCAGCTACGACCCGAACGACCGCCGCGCGCTGACGGGCGCGCAGCTGCGCAACCGCGTCATGACCGACTCGTTCGAACCCGGCTCCACGCTGAAACCCATCACGGTGGCGCTGGCGCTGGACAAGGGCAAGGTCAGCCCGCACACGACCATCGACACCGGCAATGGCCGGCTGCAGATCCTCGACCGCACCATCAGCGATACCAAGGCGCACGGCGTCATCAACGTGCAGCAGATCGTCGAGATGTCGTCCAATATCGGCACGTCGAAAATCGCGCTGTCGATGCCGGCGCAGGACATGTGGGAAATGTTTACCAAGGTGGGCTTCGGCCAGCAGCCGAAATGGGGCTTCCCCGGCGCCGTTGCCGGCCGCGTGCGGCCTTATAAATCCTGGCGTCCCGTCGAACAGGCCACGATGAGCTACGGTAACGGCATTGCCGTCTCGCTGATCCAGCTGGCGCGTTCGTACCTGATGTTCGCCCGTAACGGCGACACGATTCCGCTGACGTTCCAGAAATCGCAGGAGCAGCCCATGGGCCAGCAGATCATCAAGCCGCAGACGGCGCGCGAGATGCGCGAGATGCTGGAGATGGTCGTCTCGGGCAAGGACGGCACGGCCAAGCAGGCCCAGATACCCGGCTACCGCGTGGGTGGCAAGACGGGTACCGCCTATAAAGTGGAGAACGGCCGTTACGCGATGCCGCGCAAATATATCGGCACCTTCGTCGGCATCGTGCCGATGTCGGCGCCGCGTTTCGTCATCGCCGTGATGATCGACGAGCCGACCCAGGGCGGCCACTACGGCGGCCAGGTCGCCGCACCGACTTTTGCGAAGGTCGCAGAGAACGCGCTGCGAGCTTCAAACGTGCCTCCCGATTCCACAGTGACGGAAATCGTCGTCCCGACCGATACCGGTCCGGAGGCCATGTAA
- a CDS encoding UDP-N-acetylmuramoyl-L-alanyl-D-glutamate--2,6-diaminopimelate ligase produces MSDMKNNNDISNWIRQAAPTGQLASDSRRIRTGDVFFAYSADPSNDGAGDGRAFIDAAVKQGAAAVVYDPAGFDWKPEWTVASLAVPDLKRRAGPIAHAFYDMPDAGMFTVGVTGTNGKTSSAVWLGHALARGGDTAAVIGTLGVALFQGRTEPEFDATGYTTPDQVLLARTLADCRAAGAAALAIEVSSIGLEQGRADGMHFDVALFTNLTRDHLDFHGTMEAYEAAKRRLFDWPGLKTAVVNLDDPAGLRLAQHVLAQGKAAVTGYTLKDAATQPDIAGVNLLRASQVRTRSAGTEFMLESPLGGAHVKTQLVGSFNVSNALGVLGALLAKGLTLRAAVEAIEALTPAPGRMQLVGGNDAPMVVIDYAHTPDALEKTVEVLRSVAQDRNGQLWCVFGCGGDRDPGKRPQMGRIAQAADHVLVTSDNPRSEDPHTIIAQIVAGMDKSLPAKVQAIEDRAAAILSAIKHAARNDVILVAGKGHEPYQEIKGKKLPFSDADHAQLALSARLTMMRPN; encoded by the coding sequence ATGAGCGACATGAAGAACAACAACGATATCAGCAACTGGATCAGACAGGCCGCGCCCACGGGGCAGCTGGCTTCCGACTCGCGCCGCATCAGGACGGGCGACGTATTTTTTGCGTATTCAGCCGACCCTTCGAATGACGGCGCAGGCGATGGCCGCGCGTTCATCGACGCAGCCGTGAAGCAGGGCGCCGCGGCGGTCGTCTACGACCCCGCCGGCTTCGACTGGAAGCCCGAATGGACGGTGGCCAGCCTGGCCGTACCGGACCTGAAACGCCGCGCCGGACCCATCGCGCATGCGTTTTACGACATGCCCGATGCAGGCATGTTTACCGTGGGCGTGACGGGTACGAACGGCAAGACCTCCAGCGCCGTCTGGCTGGGACACGCGCTGGCCCGCGGCGGCGACACCGCCGCCGTCATCGGCACGCTCGGCGTGGCGTTGTTCCAGGGCCGCACCGAACCGGAGTTCGATGCCACCGGCTATACCACGCCGGACCAGGTGCTGCTGGCCCGCACCCTGGCCGACTGCCGCGCCGCCGGCGCCGCCGCGCTGGCGATCGAGGTGTCGTCGATCGGCCTGGAACAGGGCCGTGCCGACGGCATGCATTTCGACGTGGCGCTGTTTACCAACCTCACGCGCGACCATCTGGACTTCCACGGAACGATGGAAGCGTATGAAGCCGCCAAGCGCCGCCTGTTCGACTGGCCCGGCCTGAAAACGGCTGTGGTCAACCTGGACGATCCGGCCGGACTGCGCCTGGCGCAGCACGTGCTGGCCCAGGGCAAGGCCGCGGTAACGGGCTACACCTTGAAAGACGCGGCAACGCAGCCGGACATTGCCGGCGTCAACCTGCTGCGCGCAAGCCAGGTGCGCACGCGCAGCGCCGGCACGGAATTCATGCTGGAGTCGCCGCTTGGCGGCGCGCACGTCAAGACGCAGCTGGTCGGTTCGTTCAACGTCAGCAATGCGCTTGGCGTTCTCGGCGCGCTGCTGGCGAAAGGCCTGACGCTGCGCGCGGCCGTGGAAGCCATCGAGGCGCTGACGCCGGCGCCGGGCCGCATGCAGCTCGTCGGCGGCAACGATGCGCCGATGGTCGTTATCGACTACGCCCACACGCCCGATGCGCTGGAAAAAACCGTCGAGGTGCTGCGCAGCGTGGCGCAGGACCGCAACGGCCAGCTGTGGTGCGTGTTCGGCTGCGGCGGCGACCGCGATCCGGGCAAGCGCCCGCAGATGGGCCGCATCGCGCAGGCGGCGGATCACGTGCTCGTCACCAGCGACAACCCGCGCAGCGAAGACCCGCACACGATCATCGCCCAGATCGTCGCCGGCATGGACAAGAGCCTGCCCGCCAAGGTACAGGCCATCGAGGACCGCGCGGCGGCCATTCTGTCGGCCATCAAGCACGCTGCAAGGAACGACGTGATCCTCGTGGCCGGCAAGGGGCACGAACCGTACCAGGAAATCAAGGGCAAGAAGCTGCCGTTCTCGGACGCCGACCATGCCCAGCTGGCGCTGTCCGCCCGCCTGACGATGATGAGGCCGAACTGA
- a CDS encoding UDP-N-acetylmuramoyl-tripeptide--D-alanyl-D-alanine ligase — MRATIVDILSALPGARYVHGADSLAFDGVSTDSRTVQAGALFVALRGEVFDAHDFLPQVATKNVAAVVVEALPDGWTLPAIVVPDTLVALGRIANWWRRQFAVPVIGVTGSNGKTTVKEMIAAILAVAHGEDGRLATRGNLNNEIGVPLTLFRLSGEHRSAVVELGMNHPGEIGRLAAIAAPTIGMVNNAQREHQEFMHTVEAVARENGSVLAALPLDGVAVFPAQDEFTPIWQELSAGRRVLTFGLTKEADVSCTFRADDFGNQMFVTVRTDAEPLQFYIGLQAAGEHNVRNALAAIACTYAAGIAPEQIKQGLDSFAPVSGRLQRKTAANGAVVIDDTYNANPDSVRAAIDVLANAAVPRVLVLGDMGEVGTQGREFHEEIAAYAASRGIEQVLATGELARHMAVAGQARHFEQFDALLAAVDAAVTPGTTVLIKGSRFMKMERVVQHLIGSQQANKDSH, encoded by the coding sequence ATGCGCGCCACCATTGTCGATATCCTGTCCGCGCTGCCGGGCGCGCGATACGTCCACGGCGCCGACAGCCTGGCGTTCGACGGCGTCTCCACCGACAGCCGCACCGTGCAGGCGGGCGCGCTGTTCGTCGCCCTGCGCGGCGAAGTGTTCGACGCGCACGACTTCCTGCCGCAGGTCGCGACAAAGAACGTGGCCGCCGTCGTCGTCGAGGCGCTGCCGGACGGCTGGACGCTGCCCGCCATCGTTGTTCCCGACACGCTGGTCGCCCTGGGCCGCATCGCCAATTGGTGGCGCCGCCAGTTCGCCGTGCCCGTCATCGGCGTTACCGGCAGTAACGGCAAGACGACGGTCAAGGAAATGATCGCCGCCATCCTGGCTGTCGCCCACGGCGAAGACGGCCGTCTCGCCACACGCGGGAACCTGAACAACGAGATCGGCGTCCCGCTCACATTGTTCCGCCTGTCGGGCGAACATCGCTCGGCCGTCGTGGAACTGGGCATGAACCACCCAGGCGAGATCGGCCGGCTGGCCGCCATCGCCGCGCCGACGATCGGCATGGTCAACAACGCCCAGCGCGAGCACCAGGAGTTCATGCATACGGTCGAAGCGGTGGCGCGCGAGAACGGCTCCGTGCTGGCGGCCTTGCCGCTTGATGGCGTGGCCGTGTTCCCCGCGCAGGACGAGTTCACGCCGATCTGGCAGGAGCTGTCCGCCGGACGGCGCGTGCTGACCTTCGGCCTGACGAAAGAGGCGGACGTCAGCTGCACGTTCCGCGCCGACGATTTCGGCAACCAGATGTTCGTCACGGTCAGGACCGACGCGGAGCCGCTGCAGTTCTACATTGGCCTGCAGGCGGCCGGCGAGCATAACGTGCGCAATGCGCTGGCGGCGATCGCCTGCACCTACGCGGCCGGCATCGCACCGGAGCAGATCAAGCAGGGCCTGGACAGCTTCGCGCCCGTCAGCGGCCGCCTGCAAAGGAAAACGGCAGCCAATGGGGCCGTCGTCATCGACGACACCTACAACGCCAATCCCGACTCCGTACGCGCGGCCATCGACGTGCTGGCCAATGCCGCCGTGCCGCGCGTGCTGGTCCTGGGCGACATGGGCGAGGTGGGCACCCAGGGACGCGAGTTCCACGAGGAGATTGCCGCCTACGCGGCAAGCCGCGGCATCGAGCAGGTGCTGGCAACGGGCGAGCTGGCCCGGCATATGGCAGTGGCAGGACAGGCGCGCCATTTCGAACAGTTCGATGCGTTGCTGGCCGCCGTGGACGCGGCGGTAACGCCGGGTACGACCGTATTGATCAAGGGCTCCCGTTTCATGAAGATGGAACGGGTCGTGCAGCATTTGATTGGATCGCAACAAGCTAACAAGGACTCACACTAA
- the mraY gene encoding phospho-N-acetylmuramoyl-pentapeptide-transferase, with amino-acid sequence MLLWLAQYLQDDIGAFRVFNFITFRAVFATITALLIGLIAGPAVIRKLTVMKYGQAVRTDGPQTHLKKHGTPTMGGVLLLIAIGVSTLLWCDWSNRLIWPVMVVTIGFGIVGWVDDYRKVVRQDPEGMRSAEKYFWQSLVGVAAALYLAFSVSAPTPAEVFRLFFAWVQSGFSMDLPPKADLIVPFFKTISYPLGVWGFIALTYCVIVGSSNAVNFTDGLDGLAIMPTVMVGSGLGLFAYLTGSATYSKYLFIPHIPGAGELIIFVGAMAGAGLAFLWYNTHPAQVFMGDVGALALGGALGTIAVVVRQEIVLFIMGGIFVAETVSVIIQVGWFKYTKKRYGVGRRVFLMAPLHHHFEQKGWKETQVVVRFWIITMMLVLLGLSTLKLR; translated from the coding sequence ATGCTGCTTTGGCTCGCACAATATCTGCAGGACGACATCGGCGCCTTCCGCGTCTTCAACTTCATCACGTTCCGTGCCGTCTTCGCCACGATTACCGCGCTCCTGATCGGCCTGATCGCCGGTCCTGCCGTCATCCGCAAGCTGACGGTGATGAAGTACGGCCAGGCCGTGCGCACCGACGGTCCGCAGACACACCTGAAAAAACACGGCACGCCGACGATGGGCGGCGTGCTGCTGCTGATCGCCATTGGCGTCTCCACCTTGCTGTGGTGCGACTGGTCCAACCGCCTGATCTGGCCCGTGATGGTCGTGACGATCGGCTTCGGCATCGTCGGCTGGGTCGACGACTACCGCAAGGTCGTGCGGCAGGATCCCGAGGGCATGCGTTCGGCCGAAAAATACTTCTGGCAGTCGCTGGTCGGCGTGGCCGCCGCGCTGTACCTGGCCTTCTCCGTATCGGCGCCGACGCCGGCCGAAGTATTCCGCCTGTTCTTCGCGTGGGTGCAGTCGGGCTTCTCGATGGACCTGCCGCCCAAGGCCGACCTGATCGTCCCGTTCTTCAAGACGATCAGCTATCCGCTGGGCGTCTGGGGCTTCATCGCGCTGACGTACTGCGTCATCGTCGGCTCGTCCAATGCCGTCAACTTCACCGATGGCCTGGACGGCCTGGCGATCATGCCGACGGTAATGGTGGGTTCGGGCCTTGGCCTGTTCGCCTACCTGACCGGCAGCGCCACCTATTCGAAATACCTGTTCATCCCGCACATTCCCGGTGCCGGTGAGCTGATCATCTTTGTCGGCGCAATGGCCGGCGCGGGTCTCGCCTTCCTCTGGTATAACACGCACCCGGCGCAGGTCTTCATGGGCGACGTGGGCGCGCTGGCGCTCGGCGGCGCGCTTGGCACCATTGCGGTCGTCGTGCGCCAGGAGATCGTGCTGTTCATCATGGGCGGCATCTTCGTTGCCGAAACGGTTTCCGTGATCATCCAGGTGGGCTGGTTCAAATACACCAAGAAGCGCTACGGCGTGGGCCGCCGCGTCTTCCTGATGGCGCCCCTGCATCACCACTTCGAGCAGAAAGGCTGGAAGGAGACGCAGGTCGTCGTGCGTTTCTGGATCATCACGATGATGCTCGTGCTGCTTGGCCTGTCGACACTGAAGCTGCGTTGA
- the murD gene encoding UDP-N-acetylmuramoyl-L-alanine--D-glutamate ligase, whose product MIYNGKIALVLGLGESGLAMAQWLARCCALLRVADTRPVPERLPVLRETLPGTQFVSGPFNAALLDGVDFVAVSPGLAPHRELAGIIPAAQAAGIPVWGEIEIFAQALAWLKADRGYTPKVIAITGTNGKTTVTTLTGQLCERAGLTTRVAGNISPAALDVLRADMDSPDALPQVWVLELSSFQLHTTYSLQADAATVLNVTQDHLDWHGTMQAYADDKARIFGTDTVRVLNRNDAYSLRMANPTGTNVTFGTDAPEAPDSFGLVSERGIHWLATAEPLDDAEPKKRRKNEPAPVVETMLKKLMPADALQIRGTHNASNALAALALCRAIGLPFAPLLHALRDYKGQPHRVELVAAIDGVEFYDDSKGTNVGATVAAIDGLGKSFTGENQKLVLIAGGDGKGQEFEPLAGPVSRYVRAVVLIGRDAPAIRAALLDSGVRLEDCATLEEATKRAAALAHGGDAVLLSPACASLDMFKNYAHRAQVFIDTVRELALDAGQEI is encoded by the coding sequence ATGATCTATAACGGCAAAATCGCACTGGTACTGGGGCTCGGGGAATCCGGGCTCGCCATGGCGCAGTGGCTGGCCCGCTGCTGCGCGCTGCTGCGCGTGGCCGACACGCGCCCCGTGCCCGAGCGGCTGCCCGTACTGCGCGAAACGCTGCCGGGCACGCAGTTCGTCTCGGGCCCGTTCAACGCCGCACTGCTCGATGGCGTCGATTTCGTTGCGGTCAGCCCCGGCCTGGCGCCGCACCGCGAACTGGCTGGGATCATCCCGGCCGCGCAGGCCGCCGGCATTCCCGTCTGGGGCGAGATCGAGATATTCGCCCAGGCGCTGGCCTGGCTGAAGGCGGACCGCGGCTATACGCCGAAGGTCATCGCCATCACGGGCACCAACGGCAAGACCACCGTCACCACCTTGACGGGCCAGCTGTGCGAGCGCGCCGGCCTGACCACGCGCGTGGCCGGCAATATCAGCCCGGCCGCGCTGGACGTGCTGCGCGCCGATATGGACAGCCCCGACGCACTGCCGCAGGTGTGGGTATTGGAGCTGTCCAGCTTCCAGCTGCACACGACGTACTCGCTGCAGGCCGATGCCGCAACGGTGCTGAACGTGACGCAGGACCACCTGGACTGGCACGGCACCATGCAGGCGTATGCGGATGACAAGGCCCGTATCTTCGGCACCGACACGGTGCGCGTGCTGAACCGCAACGACGCCTACAGCCTGCGCATGGCCAACCCGACGGGAACCAATGTCACGTTCGGCACGGATGCGCCGGAAGCGCCGGACAGCTTCGGGCTCGTCAGTGAACGGGGCATCCACTGGCTGGCGACGGCCGAGCCTCTGGACGATGCGGAACCGAAGAAGCGCCGCAAGAACGAACCCGCGCCCGTTGTCGAAACGATGCTCAAAAAGCTGATGCCGGCCGACGCGCTGCAGATCCGCGGCACGCACAACGCGTCGAACGCGCTGGCCGCGCTGGCGCTGTGCCGGGCGATCGGCCTGCCGTTCGCACCGCTGCTGCATGCGCTGCGCGACTACAAGGGCCAGCCGCACCGCGTGGAACTGGTGGCGGCCATCGACGGCGTCGAGTTCTACGACGACAGCAAGGGCACCAACGTGGGCGCGACGGTCGCGGCCATCGACGGCCTGGGCAAGAGTTTCACGGGTGAAAACCAGAAGCTGGTGCTGATTGCCGGCGGCGACGGCAAGGGCCAGGAATTCGAACCGCTGGCCGGGCCGGTGTCGCGCTACGTACGCGCCGTGGTGCTGATCGGGCGCGATGCGCCGGCCATCCGTGCCGCGCTGCTCGATTCCGGGGTGCGCCTGGAGGATTGCGCCACACTGGAGGAAGCAACGAAACGCGCCGCGGCCCTGGCGCATGGCGGCGATGCAGTGCTGCTGTCGCCGGCGTGCGCCAGCCTGGACATGTTCAAGAACTATGCCCATCGCGCCCAGGTATTCATCGACACCGTGCGCGAGCTGGCACTGGACGCGGGGCAGGAGATCTGA
- the ftsW gene encoding putative lipid II flippase FtsW, with protein MQLPFKFGGGSAATPIDIRARQSRMMEYDQPLVWVVILLMLLGMVMVYSASIALPDSPKFAAYSNTYFLSRQATFMAIAAVAAAFVFRVPIATMQKAAPYLFIATLVLLVLVLIPGIGIVVNGGRRWLPFRLGQPSEVMKLIMVLYAADYTVRKQEYMHKLTKGFLPMALAVSFVGLLLLLEPDLGAFGVIVCIAMGILFLGGVNAIWFGGIGAMLVTIFVTIIALSKFRRDRFFAYLNPWEEENALNKAYQLTHSLIAFGRGELFGVGLGGSVEKLHYLPEAHTDFLLAVIGEELGLVGVLVVIALFYWIVKRAFDIGRQAIAIDQTFAGLVAKGIGIWLGVQCFINMGVNLGLLPTKGLTLPLMSYGGSGVVINCVGLAILLRIDYENRVLMRGGRV; from the coding sequence ATGCAGCTCCCGTTCAAATTCGGCGGCGGTTCGGCGGCAACGCCAATCGACATCCGTGCGCGCCAGTCGCGCATGATGGAATACGACCAGCCGCTGGTCTGGGTTGTCATCCTGCTGATGCTGCTGGGGATGGTGATGGTGTATTCCGCCTCCATCGCACTGCCCGATTCGCCCAAGTTCGCCGCATACTCGAACACGTACTTCCTCAGCCGCCAGGCCACCTTCATGGCCATTGCCGCGGTCGCGGCGGCGTTCGTGTTCCGCGTTCCCATCGCAACAATGCAAAAGGCGGCGCCGTACCTGTTCATCGCCACCCTGGTGCTGCTGGTGCTGGTGCTGATCCCCGGCATCGGCATCGTCGTCAACGGCGGGCGCCGCTGGCTGCCGTTCCGCCTGGGCCAGCCGTCCGAAGTGATGAAGCTGATCATGGTGCTGTACGCGGCCGATTACACGGTACGCAAGCAGGAATACATGCACAAGCTGACCAAGGGTTTCCTGCCGATGGCGCTGGCCGTCAGCTTCGTCGGCCTGCTGCTCCTGCTGGAGCCCGATCTGGGCGCGTTCGGCGTGATCGTCTGCATCGCCATGGGTATCCTGTTCCTGGGCGGCGTCAACGCCATCTGGTTCGGCGGCATCGGCGCGATGCTGGTGACGATCTTCGTGACGATCATCGCGCTGTCGAAGTTCCGGCGGGACCGCTTCTTCGCCTACCTCAATCCGTGGGAGGAGGAGAACGCGTTGAACAAGGCTTACCAGCTGACGCACTCGCTGATCGCCTTCGGGCGCGGCGAGTTGTTTGGCGTGGGCCTGGGTGGCAGCGTCGAGAAGCTGCACTACCTGCCCGAAGCGCATACCGACTTCCTGCTGGCCGTGATCGGCGAGGAACTGGGTTTGGTCGGCGTGCTGGTCGTCATCGCGCTGTTCTACTGGATCGTCAAGCGCGCATTCGATATCGGCCGCCAGGCCATCGCCATCGACCAGACCTTTGCCGGCCTGGTTGCCAAGGGCATCGGCATCTGGCTGGGCGTGCAGTGCTTCATCAATATGGGTGTGAACCTGGGACTGCTGCCAACCAAGGGCCTGACGTTGCCCCTGATGAGCTATGGCGGCTCCGGCGTCGTCATCAACTGCGTGGGCCTGGCGATCCTGCTGCGCATCGATTACGAGAACCGCGTGCTGATGCGAGGAGGCCGGGTATGA